The sequence GGTTGTTCCGCAAATCGAGGATAAGCCCTTTCAACTCCCCAGTCTGCTCCAGGCCGTCCAGCGCCTGAGATAGCTCTTCAGCCGTTTTGCTTTGGAACGTGGAAACCCGGGCATAACCGATATCCGGGGTCAGCCTGAAGACCTTGACACTCTTAAGGGGAATGACATCCCTTTTGATGGCGAATTCCAGGGGGGCATCTTCCCCCTCACGGATGATGGTCAAATGGACTTCCGTGCCCCGTGGACCGCGGATCATCTTGACCGCCTCGGTCAGAGTCATATCTTTGGTGAATTTGTCTTCCACTTTAATGATCTTGTCCCCCGCCTGCAATCCGGCGTCGTAGGCCGGGGTTCCCTCGATAGGAGAAACGACGGTCAGCACATCATCTTTCAGGGTGATCTCGATGCCGATCCCCGTAAAACTGCCCTGGGTCTCCTGCATCAACTCCTGATGCTCCTCCCGTGTCATGAAGGAGGAATGGGGATCGAGACTCCCAACCATCCCTTTGATGGCACCATAGATCAGTGTCTGAGCATCCTTCGGTTCCACATAGTTCTGTTCCACCTCGCGCAGGACCTCCGCGAAGATCTCGAGGTTCTTGTAGACATCGTCGGTCCCGGCACGCACAGAGTCATGCCGGCCGTTCAAAAGGAAAAACCCCAGGGTGACCAGACACGCCAACCCAAAATACCTGCCGAATCTTTTCGCAAACTGATGCATTCGTTTCTCCTCGCCCCCGCTGCAGGAGGGGCGCCGCCCATTTGATTCCTCTCCACAGGTCCAGACGAAAACAGGAAGATCTTTCCACCGGCTTAGCCGGGGCAGGGAAAGACCGCTTGCCACAACTTTATCGATCACCCTGCCTACATCTCATACGCCCGGACCTTCGCCCTCAGCTTCAGGCAGAACAAACCGTCATGGCAGACCGAACCATTCACGCGGGTCGAGGTTCTCCGTTCCCGTCCTGATCTCGAAGTAGAGCGGTCCTCCACCTTTGACTGAGCCCAAAACCTCCCCCGCCTCCACCCACTCTCCCGTCTTTCTGCGCCGCTCGGCCAACTGGCCCATAACGGTATAAAATCGGCGTCCGTGATTCATGATAATCATATCACCGTATCCTTTCAGCCTTCCAGAAAAATCAATCCGGCCGGGGAAAACGGCTTTCACCGTGTCCTCGTCCCCACGGATGAAGACGCCCTTGCGCTGATCGAGGTCGTTCTTGCTCAAGAAGTCTCTAGCGGAAACAATCTCTCCGGGCAGAGGAGGCTGCAGACTTCCTCTGGCCCTCTCAAAATCCGAAAAAGCACGTTCTTTCGACGGCGATTCTTCTTCTTCCAGCATCAAAAGCCGATCCTTCATTTCCTTGGCGGCCGCCTCGAGTTCCCTCACGGCCGTCTCGTAAAAATCCTTTTCCTGATGGACCTTCACAAGATCGAGAACCCTGCCCTCCAGCTCTTTCTGCAGCGCAACGGCCTGCTGTTCGAGGGCCTGATACCGCTTCAGGGCATCCTCCAAGCCGGCCTCGAGTTCGGCAATCTTCTGTCTGCCGGCTGAGGACTCTTCCACGAGCCACTGTAATTCCCTCCCGTCACGGCTGACCATCACCTTCAGGTATTTGATCAGATGCAGCAGTTCACGCAGACCCTGGGACGAGAAAATCGTCTTCAGATAACCTTCCCGGGCAAACTTATAAAAGACGGTCAGTCTTCGGGCGAGCTGCGCTCCTATGGCAGCGGCCGCATCCTCCATCCCCGCGAGGGCTTCCTTCCGGGATTCGATTTCCTGCTCCAATGCCCGCTGTTCGCTTTTCAGGCGATCCAGGGCCTTCTCACCGGATCGGACCTCGTCCTGCAGCATGGACAACTCGACCAGCAGGTCTTTTTCACGCAGCTGGGCGGCGTCGAGTTTCTGGGCCTCCTCCGAAAGGTGGGCCTCAATCTGATCGAGCCGGCGCACCGCATTATCCGCCGCCCGGGACATCCCGGGGGAGCCCCAAAGCCAGAAGGCACCCATGACGATCACCACCTGGAAAATCCGGCCGGCGGTTAAAAAACCTCTCATACGTCGAAGAAACGGCTCACAGCGATCAGACTGCCAAAAACCCCTAACAGCATGCTGCCGGCGAAAAGGGCTAACAACAGGTGCGGAGGAACAAACACGACCTCCAGAACCGGGATATCCATCCACCGGATCTCCCTCGCGGAAAGGAGCAGATAGCTCAGATAGAGGATCCCCAGAGACGCGGCCCCGCTCAAAACCCCCTGCACCAGACCCTCGAGGAGGAAGGGCGTCTTGACAAACCAGTCGGTGGCCCCGACCAGTTTCGAGATTTCGATCTCTTCCCGGCGTGAATAAATCGTCAACTTGATGGTATTGACGACGATGAAAAGCACCCCCACCGCCAGAAGCCCTCCGAGCACGGTGCCTCCAATCCTCAGCACGTCAAGCAAAGCGTGAGCCCGCCCGCGCCAATCCTCGCTCAACACGACCTCATCGACACCAGGTACCGCCTCGACACCCCGTTTGAACTCCAGGAGGTCGTCCCCGTCCACCTCCGTCGCCTTGAAAATCACGTCCAAGGCAGTGGGCAGCGGGTTGGGATCAGGCAAATCATCCAGGATTTCCTTCTGATCCCCGAGCGCCCTCCGCAAGATCTGCATCGCCTCCTCGCTCGACACGGTGCGCACGCATTCCGCGCCCTCGAAGGACACGATGAACCCCTCGACCTGCTGTTTTACAGGCTCTCCTGCATCGCTCCGAATATAGACGGAGGCAAAAAGGCTGTCACCCCAACCGCGGACCCAGGTATTCAGATTGACGAAAAGGAGAAGGAAAAAACCGAAGATCAGCAGCGATACCGTCATCGTGCCTATCCCGATCAGCTGCACCATCCGGTTGGCGCGCAAACCGGCCATCGCCTGACGAAACAGATAAACGATCAGATAGATTTTCATGGGTCATCCAAAACGGCACCCCGATCGAGCCTGATCCGTCGATGCCCCATCTCCTCCAGCAGCTCCCGGTTGTGCGTCGCAATGATCACGGTGGTCCCTTTCGCCTGGATCTTGCGCAGAACGTGCATGATTTCAAGCGTCAGATCCCAATCCAGATTGCCGGTTGGCTCATCGGCCAGCAGGATGAGCGGGTCCTTGACGATCGCCCGTGCGATCGCCACCCGCTGCTGTTCACCCCCCGACAGTTCCAGCGGGAACATGGACTCCTTGTCCGCCAGGCCCAATGACCGAAGGGTCTGGTGGGTCTTCTTGCGGATCACTCCCGGGCGCTCGCCGCATACCTCCAGGGCCAGGGCTACATTTTCGAAGACCGTCTTGCCGGGCAGCAGTTTGAAATCCTGGAACACGAAACCGATCTTACGGCGAAGCAGGTCGAGATTCGAGCGGCTGATCCG is a genomic window of Desulfatiglans anilini DSM 4660 containing:
- a CDS encoding S41 family peptidase codes for the protein MHQFAKRFGRYFGLACLVTLGFFLLNGRHDSVRAGTDDVYKNLEIFAEVLREVEQNYVEPKDAQTLIYGAIKGMVGSLDPHSSFMTREEHQELMQETQGSFTGIGIEITLKDDVLTVVSPIEGTPAYDAGLQAGDKIIKVEDKFTKDMTLTEAVKMIRGPRGTEVHLTIIREGEDAPLEFAIKRDVIPLKSVKVFRLTPDIGYARVSTFQSKTAEELSQALDGLEQTGELKGLILDLRNNPGGLLSQAIDVSDLFLDSGSIVTTKGRISSQNIEASAHRDGHPRPYPVAVLVNGGSASAAEIVAGALQDNGRALVVGTRTFGKGSVQTILPLSDGSGLRLTTSLYYTPSGRSIQSSGIMPDVEVPFVRSEKDKAKEDISLMMREEDLEGHLPSEKSDGEEGGEKDAKDPGEEAAQVLLEQDNQVRYALDLLKSWKVFSRIKSAS
- a CDS encoding cell division protein FtsX translates to MKIYLIVYLFRQAMAGLRANRMVQLIGIGTMTVSLLIFGFFLLLFVNLNTWVRGWGDSLFASVYIRSDAGEPVKQQVEGFIVSFEGAECVRTVSSEEAMQILRRALGDQKEILDDLPDPNPLPTALDVIFKATEVDGDDLLEFKRGVEAVPGVDEVVLSEDWRGRAHALLDVLRIGGTVLGGLLAVGVLFIVVNTIKLTIYSRREEIEISKLVGATDWFVKTPFLLEGLVQGVLSGAASLGILYLSYLLLSAREIRWMDIPVLEVVFVPPHLLLALFAGSMLLGVFGSLIAVSRFFDV
- the ftsE gene encoding cell division ATP-binding protein FtsE, with the translated sequence MIQLFRLSKSFGACVALKDVNLTLNTGEFIFLTGPSGAGKTTLLRLIFGSEKPTSGGILIHGINLSRISRSNLDLLRRKIGFVFQDFKLLPGKTVFENVALALEVCGERPGVIRKKTHQTLRSLGLADKESMFPLELSGGEQQRVAIARAIVKDPLILLADEPTGNLDWDLTLEIMHVLRKIQAKGTTVIIATHNRELLEEMGHRRIRLDRGAVLDDP
- a CDS encoding murein hydrolase activator EnvC family protein — translated: MRGFLTAGRIFQVVIVMGAFWLWGSPGMSRAADNAVRRLDQIEAHLSEEAQKLDAAQLREKDLLVELSMLQDEVRSGEKALDRLKSEQRALEQEIESRKEALAGMEDAAAAIGAQLARRLTVFYKFAREGYLKTIFSSQGLRELLHLIKYLKVMVSRDGRELQWLVEESSAGRQKIAELEAGLEDALKRYQALEQQAVALQKELEGRVLDLVKVHQEKDFYETAVRELEAAAKEMKDRLLMLEEEESPSKERAFSDFERARGSLQPPLPGEIVSARDFLSKNDLDQRKGVFIRGDEDTVKAVFPGRIDFSGRLKGYGDMIIMNHGRRFYTVMGQLAERRRKTGEWVEAGEVLGSVKGGGPLYFEIRTGTENLDPREWFGLP